One window from the genome of Streptomyces sp. NBC_00708 encodes:
- the nadC gene encoding carboxylating nicotinate-nucleotide diphosphorylase, whose product MSTPEENPRPTPVDVPLIRVGAPAPAAGGCGDGCGCGGEEEFEECGLDPALAQLLADSGLDPIQVEDIAHLAIAEDLDGGVDVTTVATVAEDAMATGDFTAREAGVVAGLRVAEAVLSIVCTSEFEVERHVEDGDRVVPGQKLLTVTTRTRDLLTGERSALNLLCRLSGIATATRAWADVLEGTKAEVRDTRKTTPGLRALEKYAVRCGGGVNHRFSLSDAALVKDNHVIAAGGVAEAFKRVREEFPDLAIEVEVDTPAQLTEVLDAGADLILLDNFTPAETADAVALTGGRAVLESSGRLTLDSARAYAEAGVDYLAVGALTHSSPILDIGLDFRDTDGAGA is encoded by the coding sequence GTGAGCACGCCCGAAGAGAATCCGCGCCCCACTCCCGTGGACGTACCGCTGATCCGGGTCGGCGCGCCCGCACCCGCCGCGGGCGGCTGCGGCGACGGCTGCGGCTGCGGCGGCGAGGAGGAGTTCGAGGAGTGCGGGCTCGACCCCGCGCTCGCCCAGCTCCTCGCCGACTCCGGCCTGGACCCCATCCAGGTCGAGGACATCGCACACCTGGCCATCGCGGAGGACCTGGACGGCGGGGTGGACGTCACGACCGTCGCCACCGTCGCCGAGGACGCCATGGCCACCGGTGACTTCACCGCCCGCGAGGCCGGTGTGGTGGCGGGTCTGCGCGTGGCGGAGGCGGTCCTGTCGATCGTCTGCACCTCCGAGTTCGAGGTCGAGCGGCACGTCGAGGACGGCGACCGCGTCGTTCCCGGCCAGAAGCTGCTGACCGTCACCACCCGCACCCGCGACCTGCTCACCGGCGAGCGCAGCGCCCTCAACCTGCTCTGCCGGCTCTCCGGGATCGCCACCGCGACCCGCGCCTGGGCCGATGTGCTGGAGGGTACGAAGGCCGAGGTCCGCGACACCCGCAAGACGACCCCGGGCCTGCGCGCCCTGGAGAAGTACGCGGTGCGCTGCGGCGGCGGCGTCAACCACCGGTTCTCGCTGTCCGACGCCGCGCTCGTCAAGGACAACCACGTCATCGCGGCGGGCGGGGTCGCCGAGGCGTTCAAGCGGGTCAGGGAGGAGTTCCCGGACCTGGCGATCGAGGTCGAGGTCGACACGCCGGCCCAGCTCACCGAGGTGCTGGACGCGGGCGCGGACCTGATCCTGCTGGACAACTTCACCCCGGCCGAGACCGCCGACGCGGTCGCCCTGACCGGCGGTCGCGCGGTCCTGGAGTCCTCCGGCCGGCTCACCCTCGACTCGGCCCGCGCCTACGCGGAGGCCGGCGTGGACTACCTGGCGGTCGGCGCGCTGACCCACTCCTCGCCGATCCTCGACATCGGCCTGGACTTCCGCGACACCGACGGGGCCGGCGCCTGA